In one window of Bacteroidota bacterium DNA:
- a CDS encoding DUF2326 domain-containing protein, whose translation MYLNKLYTEPITFEPVEFKSGINFIFGKKEKSTQSKKSLNNIGKSTFLDILDFALLSDYNSRNKRLFAAYNKGYLKEKTVVLEFGINETNYIIKRSFDNPNKEILFSISNSKFAPYTKDEIKTKLCDLIFKKEDYEGHYTNIWLRKLIPFYLKIHKYKKEGFTDPIRYIKETNETELNQYHLFLMDIDNALSFNNFKYQSELKKIKPALDGIKSFFEEKYDLSLSDNQQAKISSNLNKLQREYEELDKTIKSFKLQENYIVDEKKADEYTAKIKQLWFENYSDKKQIEAFSNSLKFDDTKIQTKRVEQLYKEFNVLLAENIKKTLDETIKFKKDLIKSRKEFINEEVKELKKKIDKRKKEINELENKRKNIFDFLSNEEAIKDLSEAHYRLTEKKNELSELKGRVDIYRDLKIEKTEIEVEIKKLEVKVLDFEKEISSYKYELSKIIHETYNAIYPEYKDDNSIFDIGATDKQSKIAISFLENSSMFGKGKNNVRTLIYDISLLFNSMYKNLNAPRFLVHDGIFDSVDKAQFVHLYEYFETKTQQFELKGQRFQYILTYNQEGTLTEEFGNADKVSNEKIEDEAILTLTPSKKLFGNF comes from the coding sequence ATGTATTTAAATAAACTATATACAGAACCTATTACTTTTGAACCAGTGGAATTTAAATCTGGTATAAATTTTATCTTTGGTAAAAAAGAGAAATCTACACAATCAAAAAAATCATTAAATAATATTGGCAAATCTACATTCTTAGACATACTTGATTTTGCTTTGCTTTCTGATTATAACAGTAGAAATAAACGGCTTTTTGCAGCGTATAACAAAGGTTATTTAAAAGAAAAAACGGTTGTTTTAGAGTTTGGGATTAATGAAACTAATTATATTATAAAGCGTTCTTTTGACAATCCTAATAAAGAAATTTTATTTTCAATTAGCAATTCAAAATTTGCACCATATACAAAAGATGAAATAAAAACTAAACTGTGCGATTTAATTTTCAAAAAAGAAGATTATGAGGGGCATTATACAAATATTTGGTTAAGAAAATTAATTCCATTTTATTTAAAAATACATAAATATAAAAAAGAGGGTTTTACTGACCCTATTAGATATATAAAAGAAACAAATGAAACAGAGTTAAATCAATATCATTTGTTTTTAATGGATATTGATAATGCTTTGTCATTTAATAATTTCAAATATCAATCAGAATTAAAAAAAATTAAACCAGCATTAGATGGTATAAAATCATTTTTTGAAGAAAAGTATGATTTAAGTCTTTCTGACAATCAACAAGCAAAAATATCAAGTAATTTAAATAAATTACAAAGAGAATATGAAGAGTTAGATAAGACAATTAAAAGCTTTAAACTTCAAGAAAATTATATAGTTGATGAAAAAAAAGCAGACGAATATACTGCAAAAATCAAACAATTATGGTTTGAAAATTATAGTGATAAAAAACAAATAGAAGCTTTTAGTAATAGTTTAAAGTTTGATGATACTAAAATACAAACAAAAAGAGTGGAGCAACTTTATAAAGAATTTAATGTACTTCTTGCAGAGAATATCAAGAAAACGTTAGATGAAACAATAAAATTTAAAAAAGATTTAATAAAATCAAGAAAAGAGTTTATTAATGAAGAAGTAAAAGAATTAAAGAAAAAAATTGATAAAAGAAAAAAGGAAATTAATGAATTAGAAAATAAACGGAAAAATATTTTTGATTTTCTTTCAAATGAAGAAGCTATTAAAGATCTGTCGGAAGCTCATTATAGATTAACAGAAAAGAAAAATGAACTTTCAGAACTTAAAGGGAGGGTTGATATTTATCGAGATTTGAAAATAGAAAAAACAGAAATTGAAGTTGAAATAAAAAAGCTTGAAGTTAAAGTTTTGGATTTTGAAAAAGAAATTAGTTCTTATAAATATGAACTTTCAAAAATTATACACGAAACGTATAATGCAATTTATCCTGAATATAAGGATGATAATTCAATATTTGATATTGGGGCAACAGATAAACAATCAAAAATTGCAATCAGTTTTCTAGAAAACTCATCAATGTTTGGTAAAGGCAAAAATAATGTAAGAACACTTATTTACGATATTTCATTGTTATTTAATTCAATGTATAAAAACTTAAATGCTCCAAGATTTCTAGTTCACGATGGTATTTTTGATAGTGTTGATAAAGCACAATTTGTCCATTTGTACGAATACTTTGAGACAAAAACACAACAGTTTGAACTAAAAGGACAGCGGTTTCAATATATCTTAACATACAATCAAGAAGGAACTTTAACTGAAGAATTTGGAAATGCAGATAAGGTAAGTAATGAAAAGATTGAAGATGAGGCAATATTAACTTTAACCCCTTCAAAAAAATTATTTGGAAATTTCTAA
- the rsmI gene encoding 16S rRNA (cytidine(1402)-2'-O)-methyltransferase: MCKLYIIPTPIGNLEDITFRAVRILKEVDLILAEDTRTSQKLLKHYGIEKKLQSYHKFNEHKAISRIVDQFKINKNIALISDAGTPSISDPGFLLVRECLKNNIEIECLPGATALVPALVNSGFASDRFCFEGFLPQKKGRTKRIEQLVEESRTMIFYESPYRLLKTLNQFAQFFGEDRRVSVSRELTKIYEENKRGTIIEVIDYFSEKKIKGEIVIVVEGEK, translated from the coding sequence ATGTGCAAACTTTATATAATTCCGACACCTATTGGGAATCTTGAAGATATTACTTTTAGAGCAGTTAGAATTCTAAAAGAAGTAGATTTAATTTTGGCTGAAGACACCAGAACTTCACAAAAACTACTGAAACATTATGGCATTGAAAAAAAGCTACAATCTTACCATAAATTTAATGAACACAAGGCAATTTCGAGAATAGTAGATCAATTTAAAATTAATAAAAACATAGCTCTTATTTCTGATGCAGGCACACCATCTATTTCAGATCCGGGTTTTTTATTGGTTCGCGAATGTCTTAAAAACAACATTGAAATTGAGTGCCTGCCAGGAGCAACTGCCTTAGTTCCTGCATTGGTAAATTCTGGATTTGCCAGCGATAGGTTTTGTTTTGAAGGATTTTTGCCACAAAAAAAAGGTAGGACAAAGAGAATAGAACAACTTGTTGAAGAAAGCAGAACAATGATTTTTTACGAATCGCCATACAGATTGTTGAAAACTTTAAATCAGTTTGCTCAGTTTTTTGGTGAGGATAGAAGAGTTTCGGTTTCTCGCGAATTGACAAAAATTTATGAAGAAAACAAGCGTGGAACAATTATAGAAGTGATAGATTATTTTTCAGAAAAAAAAATAAAAGGCGAAATTGTTATTGTTGTTGAAGGGGAAAAATAA